The following coding sequences lie in one Niabella agricola genomic window:
- a CDS encoding helix-turn-helix domain-containing protein, producing MSNLFEISSSDNDAFFWSGPVPHLHQSLIIPSMNSLALLGGWGHMLFQHKRMEEFEIWFSSYHVKQRRRFKVRADTPVIEFSFLIHNSIAQRIHTPYDNWVEETQFNIFYLPPVEDQVQFEPGLRYTTLDVHCTTGFLQRLAPYYPEVLQPFLNAIDAGRLPAQIFPHHMFATQNMVNLANWILQLLRAPIVDGLTLELAVKLLLYAALACKTDLLMGGRIVPLSKISEINRVSTVLLKNLTAEPNFRALSQQARMDETYLKKLFAKRFNQPPYSYWQEHRMNEAFTRVVHTNEPLTDIALDMGFSAVSNFSKAFKKIYHFTPSYYRK from the coding sequence ATGAGTAACCTGTTTGAAATCTCCTCCTCCGATAATGATGCATTTTTCTGGTCTGGTCCCGTACCCCACCTGCATCAATCACTTATTATCCCTTCTATGAACAGCCTTGCCCTACTCGGAGGTTGGGGCCATATGCTGTTCCAACACAAACGAATGGAAGAGTTTGAAATCTGGTTTAGCAGTTACCATGTAAAACAGCGGCGGCGGTTCAAGGTCAGAGCAGACACCCCCGTCATTGAATTCAGTTTCCTTATACACAATAGTATTGCGCAGCGGATACACACACCCTACGATAACTGGGTCGAGGAAACGCAGTTCAATATTTTTTATCTTCCCCCTGTTGAAGACCAAGTACAATTTGAACCGGGCCTCCGGTATACCACGCTGGATGTGCACTGCACGACCGGATTCCTGCAACGGCTGGCGCCTTATTACCCCGAGGTTCTACAGCCTTTTCTGAATGCTATTGATGCAGGCCGCCTACCGGCACAAATATTTCCGCATCACATGTTTGCTACCCAAAACATGGTAAATCTCGCCAACTGGATTCTGCAGCTGCTCCGGGCGCCTATCGTTGATGGATTAACACTGGAGCTTGCTGTGAAGCTGTTACTGTATGCTGCACTGGCCTGCAAAACAGATCTTCTGATGGGTGGCCGCATTGTCCCACTAAGCAAGATCAGCGAAATCAACCGCGTTAGCACCGTCCTGCTCAAAAATCTGACGGCAGAACCTAACTTCCGGGCATTGTCACAACAAGCCAGAATGGATGAAACCTATCTGAAAAAACTCTTTGCCAAACGGTTCAATCAGCCGCCCTATAGTTACTGGCAGGAACATCGGATGAATGAGGCATTTACCCGGGTGGTACATACCAACGAACCGCTAACAGATATTGCACTTGACATGGGCTTTTCCGCAGTTTCCAACTTTTCCAAGGCTTTTAAAAAAATTTACCATTTTACGCCCAGTTACTATCGTAAATAA
- a CDS encoding heparan-alpha-glucosaminide N-acetyltransferase domain-containing protein encodes MLTPYQRKGFALARGFVVLVMPAIHTVLLYSTFAVKRGPIGAVLGFLAETSGAPLFMLLMGMFIALGRDKTSAYILKRMLILLLAGYLLNVFKLLMPYYWGWIPPQFLSDNGVTERVAMHLFLTGDILQFAAIAYACCALIKKGIRNVVGFAIIFLIVLLIMPLTWSIREAGLLTIPLALLNGKPPYTFFPLFPWLLYPLAGLIVGTLLLKLEHLRFNKLLLLLVPGLMLMGYLLSLTEPVGWQAEFYRLGRGRTLFHIGLALGWSLLFIWLAKKIRGNYLFHLLQWLSDNIMLAYILQWIVIFWCFPLFGYNQLKTIPSLLALCMTTTTSFLILAAVLAGIKKIKSVNHGR; translated from the coding sequence ATGCTAACACCATACCAACGAAAAGGTTTTGCATTGGCCCGCGGTTTTGTCGTACTGGTGATGCCAGCCATTCACACTGTGTTGTTATATAGCACATTTGCAGTAAAACGGGGGCCTATAGGCGCGGTACTCGGCTTTCTTGCAGAAACTTCCGGGGCTCCCTTATTCATGCTTCTAATGGGAATGTTTATTGCCCTGGGGCGAGATAAGACATCCGCTTATATTTTAAAGCGGATGTTAATCCTGCTGCTGGCCGGCTACCTGCTCAATGTATTTAAACTGCTCATGCCCTACTATTGGGGATGGATTCCACCGCAGTTCTTAAGCGATAATGGAGTAACTGAGCGTGTGGCGATGCATCTGTTTTTAACCGGCGATATTCTCCAGTTTGCAGCCATTGCCTATGCCTGCTGTGCCTTAATAAAAAAAGGAATACGGAATGTAGTTGGTTTCGCCATTATATTTTTAATTGTATTACTGATCATGCCTCTTACATGGTCGATTCGGGAGGCGGGGCTATTGACCATTCCTTTGGCATTGCTGAACGGGAAACCGCCTTATACTTTCTTTCCGTTATTTCCCTGGCTGTTATATCCTTTAGCCGGATTGATTGTGGGCACACTGCTTTTAAAGCTAGAACATCTACGTTTTAATAAGCTGCTGTTGCTGCTGGTGCCAGGTCTTATGCTGATGGGGTACCTGTTATCATTAACCGAACCGGTTGGGTGGCAAGCTGAATTTTACCGGCTGGGAAGAGGAAGAACGTTATTTCACATAGGACTTGCACTGGGGTGGAGCCTGTTATTTATCTGGCTTGCAAAAAAGATCCGGGGTAATTATCTGTTTCATTTGTTGCAATGGCTGAGCGACAATATCATGCTTGCTTATATACTGCAGTGGATCGTTATTTTCTGGTGTTTTCCGCTGTTCGGGTATAACCAGCTGAAGACAATTCCGTCACTGTTGGCATTGTGCATGACAACTACTACAAGTTTTCTGATATTGGCAGCTGTATTGGCAGGCATAAAAAAAATAAAAAGTGTGAACCATGGGAGATAA
- a CDS encoding GNAT family N-acetyltransferase, translated as MNKVNKKSVASGFTVRPGEWFLYRERLSGDQLELGIRKVDLRKDLALMYQWVNQPYAYRFWGMQGTLKKLYEFYYPKLEEGHLQLFFACITDIPVALIEVYPVLRSELAGMWNFTEADYGIHLLMAPYREIKTVISSDIDGLSVWVLKAVQRMLFDFSAVQRIVAEPDEQNIHACRLAEKAGFHYLKTLPLEGKVARLYMIARHEI; from the coding sequence ATGAATAAAGTTAATAAAAAATCAGTGGCCTCTGGCTTTACGGTAAGGCCGGGAGAATGGTTTCTTTATCGCGAGCGGCTTAGCGGAGATCAACTTGAGTTGGGTATCCGAAAAGTCGATTTACGTAAAGACCTGGCTCTCATGTATCAGTGGGTAAACCAACCCTATGCATACCGTTTCTGGGGAATGCAGGGAACGCTAAAAAAGCTTTACGAATTTTACTACCCAAAGCTTGAGGAGGGGCATCTTCAACTGTTTTTTGCGTGTATAACAGATATTCCGGTGGCGTTGATCGAAGTATACCCCGTGTTACGTTCGGAGCTGGCTGGTATGTGGAATTTTACAGAAGCAGACTATGGAATTCATTTGCTGATGGCACCATACCGTGAAATAAAAACGGTTATTTCTTCAGATATAGATGGCTTGTCGGTATGGGTGCTTAAAGCTGTACAACGGATGTTGTTTGACTTTTCTGCGGTCCAGCGTATCGTTGCCGAACCGGACGAACAAAATATCCATGCCTGTCGCCTGGCAGAAAAAGCAGGATTTCATTATTTGAAGACCTTACCCCTGGAAGGCAAAGTGGCGCGATTGTACATGATTGCCCGGCACGAAATCTAA
- a CDS encoding RagB/SusD family nutrient uptake outer membrane protein has product MKSKVYIYAVSAFLILTAMIACSKFLDKKTSNGLSTPNSLKTLQALLDNSDVFNISVAPSYGEASADNYFITDADYSKLSDQSKNAYRWAPVTYNYSNEWAKCYTTVYYANLCLEALGKIPATPENRSDWEYIKGASLFHRAYAFLNLAWTFAKAYDKITAATDLGIDLRLQSDYTVPSKRSSVAAVYSRILEDLSEAITYLPANTAHVLRPGKAAGMALMARAYLSMRNYDSAFKYADESLKLNPYLIDYNAINNAVLPFAALAYTPEVLFYSTVYPGDVMPSKRVMIDTILYRMYKTGDMRKILFFDPNGMYYNFKGTYSTNVGLVFSGITTAEMYLVKGECLVRMGKIKEGLDQLNTLLRKRGSPVILAPEDVGTEAEALQIILEERRKELIMRGVRWSDIKRLNKEGAGILLQRLINGALVTLPANDNRYALPLPQDILIRTGMEQN; this is encoded by the coding sequence ATGAAAAGTAAAGTATATATATATGCTGTATCTGCTTTCCTCATATTGACGGCAATGATTGCATGCAGTAAGTTTCTGGATAAAAAAACGAGCAATGGACTTAGCACTCCGAACTCTTTAAAAACCTTGCAGGCACTGCTTGATAACTCGGATGTTTTTAACATCAGTGTTGCACCCTCGTATGGAGAGGCATCGGCGGATAACTATTTTATTACGGATGCAGATTACAGCAAACTTTCCGATCAGTCCAAAAATGCTTACAGGTGGGCGCCTGTCACATATAATTATTCTAATGAATGGGCTAAATGCTACACCACTGTTTATTATGCCAATTTGTGTCTGGAGGCATTGGGTAAAATTCCTGCAACGCCTGAGAACCGCTCGGATTGGGAATATATAAAGGGGGCGTCCTTATTCCACCGGGCGTATGCGTTTCTGAATCTGGCATGGACCTTTGCAAAAGCGTATGATAAAATTACGGCTGCAACGGATCTGGGTATTGATCTTCGCCTGCAATCGGATTATACGGTGCCTTCAAAGCGCAGTTCTGTAGCGGCCGTTTATTCAAGAATTCTGGAGGATCTTTCGGAAGCGATTACCTATTTGCCGGCTAATACGGCGCATGTGTTAAGACCCGGGAAGGCTGCGGGGATGGCGCTGATGGCAAGAGCCTACCTGTCGATGCGGAACTATGATAGCGCCTTTAAGTATGCAGATGAAAGTCTGAAACTGAATCCGTACCTGATCGATTATAATGCCATTAACAACGCAGTATTGCCGTTTGCGGCACTGGCTTATACACCCGAGGTTTTGTTTTATTCAACGGTTTATCCCGGAGATGTTATGCCCTCCAAAAGGGTTATGATAGACACGATTCTTTACAGGATGTATAAAACGGGGGATATGAGGAAAATCTTGTTTTTTGATCCTAACGGGATGTATTACAATTTTAAGGGTACATATAGTACAAATGTTGGATTGGTTTTCTCAGGAATAACAACCGCCGAAATGTATTTAGTAAAAGGGGAGTGCCTGGTGCGTATGGGAAAGATAAAGGAAGGATTAGACCAGCTTAATACCTTATTGAGAAAAAGAGGAAGCCCTGTAATACTTGCGCCGGAGGATGTTGGAACTGAAGCGGAGGCTTTACAGATCATTTTAGAAGAGCGCCGAAAGGAGTTAATTATGCGTGGGGTGCGTTGGAGTGATATAAAACGGCTGAATAAAGAAGGCGCCGGTATTTTATTGCAGCGACTCATTAATGGTGCATTGGTAACATTGCCGGCTAACGACAACAGGTACGCGCTTCCGCTGCCACAGGATATTTTGATTCGTACAGGAATGGAGCAAAACTAG
- a CDS encoding SusC/RagA family TonB-linked outer membrane protein — MRCIYLIVCALLAAGGAWAQAPVSMGGTVIDEATGLPVTNVTLTALNSKRTVATGTDGKFSTTMLLPDTLLVSHLGYTLQKVPVTNNTHLTIMLTPMGKDLDAVIINTGYQQLKPNEVNGSFAVIDNERLNDQKGVSILDRLNGVTPGLLFKSGKNTSNINNSSVISIRGESTINGPLDPLIILDNFPYDGDINNINPNDVESITVLKDAAATSIYGAKGGNGVIVITTKKGRYNSRTQVSVAMNTIVQPRPDLSLYQQLSSEEFIDVEAFLFKNGYYNSVINNTAKTAITPAVEVFLERRQGTISASDSAARIAYLKNGDSRNAYNSLYRTSSITLQNSFSINGGSQNIAWLLGGNYDRIQNYDHSENSRINIRFNNSFKLGDHIVIDAGANYTGFNSAGGAPAFNGIRFDNRTVPYLRFRDEAGSPLAVAKDYRKDYTDTIGQGRLLNWDYFPATDHQYLKDRNTRNDIIGSLGIKINILNGLMLSANYQYQTQNTEQDKRYTPESYYVRNLVNRYTQLGITPATDTFRIPKGGIVLGNLSKQFSHNGRAQLSYNRKWPGIITALSTIAGMELRSTTSEGSSYSVYGYAEEPISNTPVNYNIRYPVIINGSRFVIPNAPKINAVTNNRYVSAYWNMVATLCGRFFVNTSLRRDAANIFGLSTNDKWNPFWSAGLGWELTRERFFKAPIFNYLKLKATLGTSGIVNPNKTADAIVLFSNDIITDFLRGQVSTLNNPHLKWEKSQQLNIGVDFEMKGSRLQGTVDYYRKKGTNLYGPAPFNYTAWGGAQTLDMNVADMEGTGIDAALNFWVTDGALKYKIGLIFNYNENKTTRYFGPRAEAMSALLTNGNAITPIIGKPLYAIAAYRWGGLSAKGDPQGYLNGALSTDYAAMLKEADAKGVAGNIVYVGPANPTYYGAWNHALRWKGFEMNFNLLFKMGYYFQKNALNYQGLYVSGGGNAEYANRWQQPGDEMRTNVPAMVYTNYPQFLSRNSFYQASEIHVLRGDHIRLQYINLSYRYRFESHFIKTATISFNAANLGIIWKQNKYGLDPDYNYTATVPPKPQLTIGVRAEF, encoded by the coding sequence CAATAACACCCACCTTACGATAATGCTTACGCCAATGGGCAAGGATCTGGATGCGGTAATCATTAATACTGGTTATCAGCAGTTAAAACCAAATGAGGTTAATGGCAGCTTTGCTGTGATTGACAATGAAAGACTAAATGACCAAAAAGGCGTTTCCATATTAGACAGGCTAAATGGGGTTACACCCGGCCTGTTGTTTAAGTCCGGCAAGAATACCAGCAATATTAATAATTCTTCCGTTATCTCAATAAGAGGCGAAAGTACGATCAACGGCCCTTTGGATCCTTTGATCATACTGGATAATTTTCCGTATGACGGGGATATTAATAATATAAACCCGAACGATGTTGAAAGCATTACTGTATTGAAAGATGCTGCCGCTACTTCTATATACGGTGCAAAGGGCGGAAATGGCGTTATCGTTATCACCACAAAGAAGGGACGGTACAATTCCCGTACGCAGGTGTCGGTAGCAATGAATACCATCGTACAACCCCGGCCCGATCTTAGCCTTTATCAGCAACTGAGTTCTGAAGAATTTATTGATGTAGAGGCCTTCTTGTTTAAGAACGGATATTACAACTCGGTTATTAACAATACCGCTAAAACGGCTATAACCCCTGCGGTTGAAGTTTTCCTTGAGCGCCGGCAAGGTACTATAAGTGCTTCCGATTCAGCGGCCCGCATTGCGTACTTAAAAAACGGAGATTCCCGCAATGCCTATAATAGTCTTTATAGAACAAGTAGTATAACCCTGCAAAACAGTTTCTCAATTAATGGCGGCAGCCAGAACATAGCCTGGCTATTGGGAGGTAATTATGATAGAATACAAAATTATGATCATTCAGAAAATAGCCGGATCAATATCCGGTTTAATAACAGTTTTAAGCTGGGAGACCATATTGTGATTGATGCGGGAGCCAATTATACCGGGTTCAACAGTGCCGGAGGAGCTCCCGCTTTTAACGGTATCCGGTTTGATAACCGGACTGTGCCGTACCTGCGCTTTAGAGATGAAGCAGGTAGCCCGTTGGCTGTGGCTAAGGATTACCGAAAAGATTATACCGATACAATAGGCCAGGGCCGCCTGCTTAACTGGGATTATTTTCCAGCAACAGATCACCAGTACCTAAAGGATCGGAATACGAGAAACGATATAATCGGAAGCCTGGGCATAAAAATAAATATTCTTAACGGTCTTATGCTTTCCGCCAACTATCAATACCAAACGCAAAATACCGAACAAGACAAACGGTATACTCCTGAAAGCTATTATGTACGGAATCTGGTGAACCGTTATACGCAATTGGGAATAACTCCTGCAACAGATACGTTTCGTATACCCAAGGGCGGTATCGTGTTGGGCAACTTGTCCAAACAGTTTTCCCACAACGGAAGAGCGCAGCTTTCCTATAACCGGAAATGGCCGGGGATTATAACGGCATTGTCTACTATTGCCGGCATGGAATTGCGAAGTACTACATCCGAAGGCAGCAGTTACAGCGTTTATGGGTATGCCGAAGAGCCGATAAGTAACACGCCGGTTAATTATAATATCCGCTATCCGGTAATTATAAACGGATCGAGATTTGTTATTCCTAACGCTCCCAAAATAAATGCTGTTACCAACAACCGTTATGTATCTGCTTATTGGAATATGGTTGCAACCCTATGCGGACGTTTTTTTGTGAATACCAGCCTGCGCCGTGATGCAGCTAATATTTTTGGATTGAGTACCAACGATAAATGGAACCCTTTCTGGTCAGCAGGCCTTGGCTGGGAATTGACCCGTGAGCGTTTTTTTAAAGCTCCCATTTTTAATTACCTGAAATTAAAAGCGACGTTGGGGACCAGCGGCATCGTCAATCCTAATAAAACAGCAGATGCGATCGTGCTTTTTTCCAATGATATCATCACCGATTTTTTGAGAGGCCAGGTTAGTACACTTAACAATCCTCATTTGAAATGGGAGAAGTCGCAGCAACTGAATATAGGTGTTGATTTTGAAATGAAGGGCAGCCGTTTGCAGGGTACAGTTGACTATTACAGGAAAAAGGGGACGAACCTTTATGGGCCTGCACCTTTTAATTATACAGCATGGGGCGGAGCACAGACGCTTGACATGAATGTAGCAGATATGGAAGGAACGGGTATAGATGCGGCCTTGAATTTTTGGGTTACTGATGGAGCGCTGAAATATAAGATAGGGCTCATATTTAACTACAATGAAAACAAAACCACGCGGTATTTCGGTCCGCGGGCGGAGGCAATGTCTGCTTTGCTAACAAACGGGAATGCCATTACTCCCATTATTGGCAAACCACTTTATGCCATTGCTGCTTATAGATGGGGTGGCTTAAGCGCCAAGGGCGACCCGCAGGGTTATTTAAACGGGGCGCTCAGCACCGATTATGCAGCAATGTTAAAGGAGGCGGATGCAAAAGGTGTGGCGGGCAATATTGTTTATGTTGGGCCCGCGAATCCCACATATTATGGGGCCTGGAACCATGCATTGCGTTGGAAAGGTTTTGAGATGAACTTTAACCTGCTTTTTAAGATGGGATATTATTTCCAGAAAAATGCGCTGAACTATCAGGGTTTATATGTTTCGGGGGGCGGAAATGCCGAATACGCCAACCGCTGGCAGCAACCAGGCGATGAAATGCGAACAAATGTACCGGCTATGGTGTATACCAATTATCCCCAGTTTTTAAGCAGGAATAGCTTTTACCAGGCCTCTGAAATACATGTATTACGGGGAGACCATATACGGCTGCAATATATAAATCTGTCGTATAGGTATCGATTTGAATCACATTTTATAAAAACGGCAACCATTAGTTTTAACGCTGCTAACCTGGGTATTATCTGGAAACAGAATAAATATGGCCTGGACCCGGATTATAACTATACAGCCACTGTGCCCCCAAAACCGCAATTGACCATTGGTGTGCGAGCAGAATTCTAA
- a CDS encoding lysine N(6)-hydroxylase/L-ornithine N(5)-oxygenase family protein, which produces MGDNRIYDIAGIGIGPFNLGLAALCSPIRSLQTIFLEAQPEFNWHAGMLLPGSTLQVSYLADLVTLADPCSSFTYLNFLRKQGRLLQFGIHENNVITRREYNRYCRWVCDQLSNLQFNWRVTDICYQEDQKCYLIMGIHPLAGTKRRIFARYVVIGVGTQPAVPDFAAPLQGDQILHSSQYLKHRNALLSSRKIVVVGSGQSAAEIFYDLLQTGQETGQHLSWMTRSPRFFSMEHTKLSFEMATPAYIDYFYRLSESRKPFTIKQQDTLYKGINYQLINAIYDRLYELMTEGVTVPATLMTNVTLMGIASSNGKDWRLRFHHEEQDQVFELGADHVVLATGYKAAPPPFLKSLRHLVRFDAQGKFDITRRYTIDENHTLFVQNAEMHTHGFTAPELGLGPYRNAVIINTILGTTYYPVDERTVFQQFGVPPQS; this is translated from the coding sequence ATGGGAGATAATCGTATTTACGATATTGCCGGTATCGGTATAGGTCCTTTCAATCTCGGTTTGGCAGCCTTGTGCTCGCCTATCCGCTCGTTACAAACAATTTTCCTGGAAGCACAGCCAGAGTTTAACTGGCACGCAGGAATGCTTTTGCCCGGCAGCACGTTGCAGGTGTCTTACCTGGCCGACCTGGTAACACTGGCGGACCCTTGCAGTTCATTTACCTATCTCAATTTTTTGAGAAAGCAGGGGCGCTTATTGCAGTTTGGCATTCATGAGAATAATGTTATCACCCGTCGCGAATACAACCGGTATTGCCGTTGGGTATGCGATCAATTGTCTAACCTGCAGTTTAACTGGCGTGTTACGGACATTTGCTACCAGGAAGATCAAAAATGTTACCTGATAATGGGCATCCATCCTCTTGCCGGTACAAAAAGAAGGATATTCGCCCGTTATGTAGTTATCGGTGTAGGAACACAGCCGGCGGTTCCTGATTTTGCGGCTCCACTGCAGGGCGATCAGATTTTGCATTCGTCACAATACCTGAAGCATAGGAACGCTTTATTAAGCTCAAGAAAAATAGTGGTAGTAGGGTCGGGACAAAGTGCCGCTGAGATTTTTTATGATCTGCTGCAAACAGGCCAGGAAACGGGTCAGCACTTATCCTGGATGACACGATCACCAAGGTTTTTTTCAATGGAACATACAAAACTGAGTTTTGAAATGGCAACACCGGCATATATCGATTATTTCTATCGTTTATCCGAAAGCCGGAAACCATTTACCATAAAGCAGCAGGACACTTTATACAAGGGTATCAATTATCAGCTTATCAATGCCATTTATGACCGGTTATACGAGTTGATGACGGAGGGGGTTACTGTCCCCGCAACCTTGATGACGAATGTGACCTTAATGGGAATTGCTTCCTCAAATGGCAAAGACTGGAGGTTGCGGTTTCATCATGAAGAGCAGGACCAGGTGTTTGAACTAGGGGCAGATCACGTAGTACTGGCGACCGGATATAAAGCAGCGCCGCCTCCCTTTTTGAAATCGCTGCGGCATTTAGTCCGTTTTGACGCTCAGGGTAAGTTTGACATTACGCGTAGATATACCATTGATGAAAATCATACGTTGTTCGTTCAAAATGCAGAAATGCATACCCATGGTTTTACTGCTCCGGAATTAGGGTTGGGCCCTTACAGGAATGCAGTGATCATTAACACTATACTAGGAACGACCTATTACCCGGTAGATGAACGAACCGTGTTTCAGCAGTTTGGCGTGCCCCCGCAGTCATAA